The following proteins are encoded in a genomic region of Arcobacter cloacae:
- a CDS encoding Do family serine endopeptidase, with protein MKKKLLLISTLIATQLFAKTIDFEMMEKNPTRIAPNSTNEILSFNSSVKDSVNSIVNISAKRHVDTGLDTLPLQMFNDPFFKRFFGDQFGNQFKQNRVQRSLGSGVVVSKDGYIVTNNHVVENAEEITVTIGDDTTEYNAKLIGRDADSDIAVIKIDSDVKLTPIKLGDSNSLMVGDVIFAIGNPFGVGSTVTQGIISALNKNKVGINRYENYIQTDASINPGNSGGALVDSRGALIGINTAIISKSGGNNGIGFAIPVAMVKDVVEKLVADGKVTRGYLGVAIGELDNDLSKVYKRKEGALVLDISPETPAAKGGLKRGDLIYSINDKAIKDRNSLQNTIASFPPDEKIKLGVERDGKDISVDIVLGDRSSLVQIQSDNNTFLGGLKLSVIDSQLQKQFRLPADSSGILISDVEPKSNAEKVGFQAGDIIVQIEDVEIKNFTNIETALKKYNKKYKRVYVNRYGQTILFVIQ; from the coding sequence GTGAAGAAAAAACTTTTACTAATTTCTACGCTAATTGCAACTCAATTGTTTGCAAAAACTATAGATTTTGAAATGATGGAAAAAAATCCAACAAGAATAGCTCCAAATTCAACTAATGAGATTTTGTCTTTCAATAGCAGTGTAAAAGATTCTGTAAACTCTATTGTTAATATTTCTGCTAAAAGACATGTGGATACGGGCTTAGATACTTTACCTTTACAAATGTTTAACGATCCATTTTTCAAAAGATTTTTTGGTGATCAATTTGGAAATCAATTCAAACAAAATAGAGTTCAAAGATCTTTAGGTTCAGGTGTAGTCGTTTCAAAAGATGGTTACATCGTTACAAATAATCATGTAGTTGAAAATGCTGAAGAGATAACTGTAACAATAGGTGATGATACAACAGAATATAATGCAAAACTTATCGGGCGAGATGCAGATAGTGATATTGCTGTAATAAAGATTGATTCTGATGTGAAATTAACTCCTATTAAACTTGGGGATTCAAATAGTTTGATGGTTGGTGATGTTATTTTTGCTATTGGAAATCCATTTGGAGTTGGGAGTACAGTAACTCAAGGAATTATTTCAGCTTTAAATAAAAATAAAGTTGGAATAAATAGATATGAAAACTATATTCAAACTGATGCTTCTATAAATCCTGGAAATTCTGGTGGTGCGTTGGTTGATAGCCGTGGAGCTTTAATTGGAATTAATACAGCTATTATTTCAAAAAGTGGTGGTAATAATGGGATTGGATTTGCAATTCCTGTTGCGATGGTTAAAGATGTTGTTGAAAAACTTGTAGCAGATGGAAAAGTAACAAGAGGTTATTTAGGTGTTGCTATTGGTGAATTAGATAATGACTTATCAAAAGTTTACAAAAGAAAAGAAGGTGCTTTAGTTTTAGATATATCACCTGAAACTCCTGCAGCTAAAGGTGGTTTAAAAAGAGGAGATTTAATCTATTCTATAAATGATAAAGCTATAAAAGATAGAAATTCTTTACAAAATACAATCGCATCATTTCCACCTGATGAAAAAATCAAATTAGGTGTTGAAAGAGATGGTAAAGATATCTCTGTGGATATAGTCTTAGGAGATAGATCAAGTTTAGTTCAAATTCAGTCTGATAACAATACTTTCCTTGGTGGTTTAAAACTAAGTGTAATTGACTCTCAATTACAAAAACAATTTAGATTACCAGCTGATTCAAGTGGAATACTAATTTCAGATGTAGAGCCAAAGTCAAATGCTGAAAAAGTTGGTTTCCAAGCTGGTGATATTATAGTTCAAATTGAAGATGTAGAGATTAAAAACTTTACAAATATAGAAACAGCTTTAAAAAAGTATAATAAGAAATATAAAAGAGTTTATGTAAATAGATATGGTCAAACTATTCTATTTGTAATTCAATAA
- a CDS encoding response regulator transcription factor yields MIKVLMIEDDLELAQIITDYLKSFDIEVINTDSPYNGLSMLNVHKDYQLIILDLTLPEIDGLELIPKIREKSNIPIIISSARDDILDKVMGLERGADDYLPKPYNPRELQARIKTILKRVDLQNEPKKTEQNSLFEVREDDMQILFKGVALTLTLAEYDILKLLIQRNHGVVAREDFIYASDNIEDESSLKNIDVIISRIRTKLSKIDDTQTYIKSVRGIGYQLI; encoded by the coding sequence ATTATTAAAGTACTTATGATTGAAGATGATTTAGAATTAGCTCAAATCATCACTGATTATTTAAAATCATTTGATATCGAAGTTATTAACACAGATAGTCCATATAATGGACTATCTATGCTTAATGTACATAAAGATTATCAACTAATAATTTTGGATTTAACCCTTCCTGAAATTGATGGTTTAGAACTTATTCCAAAAATAAGAGAAAAATCTAATATTCCAATTATTATAAGTTCAGCAAGAGATGATATTTTGGACAAAGTTATGGGATTAGAAAGAGGTGCAGATGACTATCTTCCAAAGCCATATAATCCAAGAGAACTTCAAGCAAGAATCAAAACTATACTAAAAAGAGTTGATCTACAAAATGAGCCTAAAAAAACTGAACAAAATTCACTTTTTGAAGTGAGAGAAGATGATATGCAAATACTTTTCAAAGGTGTTGCTTTAACTCTTACTTTAGCTGAATATGATATTTTAAAACTACTAATTCAAAGAAATCATGGTGTTGTTGCAAGGGAAGATTTTATTTACGCAAGTGATAATATAGAAGATGAATCTTCACTTAAAAATATTGATGTAATTATTTCAAGAATTAGAACTAAACTATCAAAAATTGATGATACTCAAACTTATATTAAATCAGTAAGAGGTATTGGATATCAGTTAATATGA
- a CDS encoding ArsS family sensor histidine kinase: protein MIKNISISTFVNIIFTLAFISIFITFAMFINYDKQKHELSLQNRYELIAENFLSTFQNHPTFETLLALYKKFQVIPIEEREKKLEIIKNAQELTITQNFLGTYRVYKYNDVYYIYVQQFGYNVMLKDSTNHNYSMAFIVIGFTISLFTFLFLYEILKRKLHPLKVLNKQLIAFSNGNKDIKLNYTSNDEIGTIAKSFNEAINIINNQSKSKDLFMRNMMHELKTPITKAMFIAETLNDDNKRESLQRAFKRMDDIIKELATVEKLTSKNTMIFKEESSFFKIYTKTLDLMMVNPENIAAKIKDFKFEVDTYMMSIALKNLIDNAIKFSPNKKAIINASKEKIEISSLGEPLSHELSYYTEAFSQEEKRSDGFGLGLYIVKTVVNLHGFKLEYKYEGGRNYFIINMVK, encoded by the coding sequence ATGATAAAAAATATCTCTATTTCTACTTTTGTAAATATCATATTTACATTAGCTTTTATCTCTATTTTTATAACTTTTGCAATGTTTATCAATTATGATAAACAAAAACATGAACTTTCACTTCAAAATAGATATGAATTGATTGCTGAAAATTTTTTGAGTACCTTTCAAAACCATCCAACTTTTGAAACTTTACTTGCTTTATATAAAAAATTTCAAGTTATACCTATTGAAGAGAGAGAAAAAAAACTTGAAATAATAAAAAATGCCCAAGAATTAACAATAACACAAAATTTTTTAGGAACATATAGAGTTTATAAATATAATGACGTTTACTATATTTATGTACAACAATTTGGCTATAACGTTATGTTAAAAGACTCTACAAATCACAACTATAGTATGGCTTTTATTGTCATTGGATTTACAATATCATTATTTACTTTTTTGTTTTTATATGAAATTTTAAAAAGGAAATTACATCCACTAAAAGTACTAAATAAACAACTTATAGCATTTTCAAATGGAAATAAAGATATAAAACTAAACTATACAAGTAACGATGAAATAGGAACTATTGCAAAAAGTTTTAATGAAGCTATAAATATTATAAATAATCAATCAAAATCAAAAGATTTATTTATGCGAAATATGATGCATGAATTAAAAACTCCTATTACAAAAGCTATGTTTATTGCTGAAACTTTAAATGATGATAACAAAAGAGAGTCTTTACAAAGAGCGTTTAAAAGAATGGACGATATCATCAAAGAATTAGCAACGGTTGAAAAACTAACTTCTAAAAATACTATGATTTTTAAAGAAGAGAGCTCTTTTTTCAAAATATACACAAAAACTTTAGATTTAATGATGGTAAATCCTGAGAATATCGCTGCTAAAATTAAGGATTTTAAATTTGAAGTTGATACTTATATGATGTCTATTGCTTTAAAAAATCTTATAGATAATGCTATAAAATTCTCACCAAATAAAAAAGCAATTATAAATGCTTCAAAAGAGAAAATAGAAATTAGTTCTTTAGGAGAGCCTTTAAGTCATGAACTTTCTTATTATACAGAGGCCTTTTCACAAGAAGAAAAAAGAAGTGATGGTTTTGGATTAGGACTTTATATCGTAAAAACTGTTGTAAACTTGCATGGATTTAAACTAGAATATAAATATGAAGGTGGAAGAAATTACTTCATCATAAATATGGTGAAATAA
- the cbiB gene encoding adenosylcobinamide-phosphate synthase CbiB, whose translation MFYEVALIAYILDRIFKEYEEVKFFKHPIILMGNYISWFQKKFYKDSVFRGFILTISLLFIVFIISYFLSLFDNIFVQGFLASFTMASKMLYDSVKEVVTSESLEEKKLKISMLVSRDTSDLNDSQINKAAIETYAENLSDGVIAPLFYLLCFGIVGAFIYKAINTLDSMVGYRNEKYERFGKFSARLDDVANFIPSRITAILIALLFFSKKAFLEFRKYGKKHESINAGYPISAFALAINVKLGGPTSYFGKIKNKPFFGDGKENIENSDVLKALGLRNRLDIFIIIVLILGVLV comes from the coding sequence ATGTTTTATGAAGTAGCTTTGATAGCATATATTTTAGATAGGATTTTTAAAGAGTATGAGGAAGTTAAGTTTTTTAAACATCCGATTATTTTGATGGGAAATTATATCTCTTGGTTTCAAAAGAAGTTTTATAAGGATTCTGTTTTTAGAGGTTTTATTTTAACAATTTCTCTTTTATTTATAGTTTTTATAATCTCATATTTTTTATCTTTGTTTGATAATATTTTTGTTCAAGGATTTTTAGCATCATTTACAATGGCTTCTAAAATGCTTTATGATAGTGTAAAAGAGGTTGTAACAAGTGAAAGTTTAGAAGAAAAAAAACTAAAAATTTCTATGTTAGTTAGTCGTGATACATCAGATTTAAATGATAGTCAAATAAATAAAGCCGCTATTGAAACTTATGCTGAAAACCTAAGTGATGGAGTAATTGCACCACTTTTTTATCTTTTATGTTTTGGAATAGTTGGAGCGTTTATTTATAAAGCTATAAATACCCTTGATTCTATGGTTGGATATAGAAATGAAAAATATGAAAGATTTGGTAAATTCTCTGCTAGACTTGACGATGTTGCAAATTTTATTCCTTCAAGAATTACAGCTATTTTAATAGCTTTACTATTTTTTAGTAAAAAAGCATTTTTAGAGTTTAGAAAATATGGAAAAAAACATGAAAGCATAAATGCAGGTTATCCAATATCAGCTTTTGCACTAGCTATAAATGTTAAACTAGGCGGTCCAACTTCTTATTTTGGAAAGATAAAAAATAAACCTTTTTTTGGAGATGGAAAAGAAAATATAGAAAATAGCGATGTTTTAAAAGCTTTAGGGCTTAGAAATCGTTTAGATATATTTATAATTATTGTATTAATTTTAGGAGTTTTAGTATGA
- a CDS encoding SDR family oxidoreductase produces the protein MKVLLTGSTGYIGRRLKQILLNDENIELKLLVRNKKSVTTLDKNVTIIQGDTFDKESLKEALKDVEVAYYLIHSLSNENYKDLDKISAQNFLDVANECGVKRIIYLGGLGVKNENTSEHLLSRIETGEILSSNKNVQTIWFRAGVIIGSGSASFEIIRNLTEKLPIMTTPKWVDTKAQPIAVSDVLSYLHNGLYLEKKENLIVDIGSEQLSYKNMMLKTAKVLGLKRYLITLPFMSINLSSYWLNLFTPVPFTVAKALIEGLKSEVIIQNDHAKKYFPNITPISYEEAVKNAIKEIEENQVISRWNDKGDGVWEKNAQNEISKAVFIDRKEVDISNLEASKVYQSFISIGGENGWFDFDFLWELRGIIDKLIGGVGLKRGRRSQCDLRISDCLDFWKVVDLQKDERLLLYAQMKVPGEAWLEFKIKDNKLIQSAYFYPKGVLGRLYWYTLVPLHYFVFNNMIKSIIKKAKSL, from the coding sequence GTGAAAGTACTACTAACAGGCTCTACTGGATATATTGGAAGGAGATTAAAACAAATACTTTTAAATGATGAAAATATAGAATTAAAACTTCTTGTTCGAAATAAAAAAAGTGTAACTACTTTAGATAAAAACGTTACTATCATACAAGGGGATACTTTTGATAAAGAGAGTTTGAAAGAAGCCTTAAAAGATGTAGAAGTTGCTTATTATTTGATTCACTCTTTAAGTAATGAAAACTATAAAGACCTAGATAAAATCTCTGCTCAAAACTTTCTAGATGTCGCAAATGAGTGTGGAGTAAAAAGAATCATTTATCTTGGTGGTCTTGGAGTTAAAAATGAAAATACAAGTGAACATTTATTAAGTCGAATCGAAACGGGAGAAATATTAAGCTCAAATAAAAATGTTCAAACTATTTGGTTTAGAGCTGGTGTAATAATAGGTTCTGGAAGTGCAAGTTTTGAAATTATTAGAAATTTAACTGAAAAACTTCCAATTATGACAACTCCAAAATGGGTAGATACAAAAGCTCAACCAATCGCTGTAAGTGATGTTTTATCATATTTACACAATGGTTTATATTTGGAAAAAAAAGAAAATTTGATTGTTGATATTGGAAGTGAACAACTAAGTTATAAAAATATGATGTTAAAAACTGCAAAGGTTTTGGGTTTAAAAAGATATTTGATTACCTTACCATTTATGAGTATAAATCTCTCTTCTTATTGGCTAAATCTTTTTACACCCGTTCCTTTTACCGTTGCAAAGGCTTTGATTGAAGGGCTTAAATCAGAAGTAATAATTCAAAATGACCACGCAAAGAAATATTTTCCAAACATAACTCCAATCTCTTACGAAGAGGCTGTAAAAAATGCTATAAAAGAGATAGAAGAAAACCAAGTAATTAGTCGATGGAATGACAAAGGAGATGGGGTTTGGGAAAAAAATGCTCAAAATGAAATCTCAAAAGCTGTATTTATCGATAGAAAAGAAGTAGATATTTCAAATCTTGAAGCTTCAAAAGTTTACCAATCATTTATTAGTATTGGTGGTGAAAATGGGTGGTTTGATTTTGATTTTTTATGGGAATTAAGAGGAATTATTGATAAATTAATCGGTGGTGTTGGACTTAAAAGGGGAAGAAGAAGCCAATGTGATTTGAGAATTAGTGATTGTTTAGATTTTTGGAAAGTTGTAGATTTACAAAAAGATGAAAGACTTTTACTTTATGCCCAAATGAAAGTTCCAGGGGAAGCTTGGCTTGAGTTTAAAATCAAAGATAATAAACTAATCCAATCAGCCTACTTTTATCCAAAAGGAGTTTTGGGAAGATTGTATTGGTATACTTTAGTTCCCCTACACTATTTTGTATTTAACAATATGATAAAAAGTATAATCAAAAAGGCTAAAAGCCTTTGA